The stretch of DNA CCGCCGAGCTTGTCCGCCAGCCAGCCGCCCAGCGGCCGCACCAGGGCACCCACCAGCGGGCCGAGGAAGGCGAACTTCAGCGCCACCACGTCCGGGAACGCGGTCTTGATCAGCATTGGAAAAGCCGCCGAGAAGCCGATGAACGAACCAAAGGTCGCCAGGTACAGCCAGCACATCAGCCAGTTGTGCTTGCGCTTGAAGATCACCGCCTGCTCGCTGAACGAAGCCTTGGCGCTGGACAGGTCGTTCATGCCGAACCAGGCCAGCAGCGTCACCGCGATAATGAACGGCACCCAGACAAACCCGGCGTTCTGCAGCCACAGCTGGCTGCCGTCGGCCAGCACCTGGGGTTGCCCGCCAAGCCAGCCGAACAGGCCGAAGGTGATCACCAGCGGCACGCAGAACTGCATCACCGACACCCCGAGGTTGCCCAGCCCGGCATTCAGGCCCAGGGCCGTGCCCTGCTGCGACTTGGGGTAGAAGAAGCTGATGTTGGACATGCTCGAGGCAAAGTTGCCGCCGCCGAAACCGCAGAGCAGCGCGATCAGCACGAACACGCTGTAGGGGGTGTTCGGGTCCTGCACGGCAAAGCCCATCCACAGCGACGGCAGCAGCAACGAGGCGGTGCTCAGGGCGGTCCAGCGGCGGCCGCCGAAGATCGGCACCATGAACGAATAGAACACCCGCAAAGTGGCGCCGGACAGCCCCGGCAACGCTGCCAGCCAGAACAGCTGGTCGGTGCTGAAGCTGAAGCCGATGGCGTTCAGGCGCACGATCACCGTGCTCCAGACCATCCACACGGCAAAGGCCAAGAGCAGCGCGGGAATCGAGATCCACAGGTTGCGGGTCGCCGTCTGCTTGCCGCTGCGCCCCCAGAAAGCGGGGTCTTCCGGGCGCCAGTCATGAATCAACGGGCCTGAATCGGGCTTATCAAGAACCGACATGTTCTTCTCCTTGGGCAATGCTGGAAAACGGGGACGAGGTGGCCGGCGGCTGTTTGCCCAGCAGCGGGCGCTTGCGGATTTCGCTGAAGTACATCCAGGTGAGCGACACCCAGACCACGCCGTACATCAACATGAAGCAGGAAGAGCGCACGCCGGTGAGGTCCACCAGGGCGCCGAACAGGATTGGCAGGACGAAGCCGCCCAGGCCGCCGGCCAAGCCGACGATGCCGGACACCGCGCCCATGTTCTGCGGGTAGTCGTTGGCGATGTACTTGAACACCGAGGCCTTGCCGAAGGCGAAGGCGATGCCCATGACGAACAGCAGCACGGTGAACAGCGCAGGATTCAGGCCGATGTGAAAATCCAGGGCGCCGTCGACGGTGCGCACTTGCAGCTGGGTCTGCGGGTAGGACAGCAGGAACAGGCAGATCCAGCTGACCCAGAGCACCCACCAGGTCACGCTCTGGGCGCCCCAGCGGTCCGACATCCAGCCGCCGACGGCGCGCAGCACCCCGCCCGGCAAGGAGAAACAGGCGGCCAGCAGCGCCGCGCTCTGCAGGCTGAAGCCGTATTCCTGCACGTAGTACTGGGTCATCCACAGCGCCAGGGCCACGTAGCCGCCGAAGACGATCGAGTAGTACTGGCAGTAGCGCCACACCGCCGGGTCCTTCAACGCGCCCAACTGCTCGCGCAGGGTGGCGCCAGAGGCGCTGCGATGGGCCTTGTTGTCGGCGCTGAGAAACCAGAACAGCAGCGCGGTGATGAACAGGATGGCGCTGAAGGCTTTCGGCACCAGCTGCCAGCTGCCGGCGGCGATCAGCGCCGGGGCGAGAAACTTGGTCAGCGCGGCACCGGCGTTACCCGCGCCGAAGATGCCCATGGCGAAGCCCTGGTTGTCCTGGTCGAACCACTTGGCAACGTAGGCGATACCCACCGAAAACGAACCGCCGGCCAGGCCGACGAACAGGCCCAGGACCAGGAACTGCCAGTAGGCCGTGGCGTGGCTGATCAGGTACAGCGGCAACACGCAGCACAGCATCAGCAGGAAGAACACGCTGCGCCCGCCAAAGCGGTCGGTCAGCAGGCCCAGCGGCAAGCGTGCCAGCGAACCGGTGAGCACCGGGGTGGCGGCCAGCAGGCCGAACTGGGTTTCGTTGAGCGCAAGCAGTGCCTTGATCGGCACACCGAGCACCGCGAACATCATCCAGACCATGAAGCACACGGTGAAGGCCAGCGTACTCATGCCCAGCACCAGGCCTTGTCGTACACGCGGTTGGGTCATCTCGCTCTCCAGTCAGTCATTCATGGCCGCAGACTAGAGAGGCGAACCCGGTAAAAACTTGACCCGGGTCAAGGAAGCCCGGGGCCTGCTGGGCCTATGCTTGCGCCGCCTACCTCCAACGAGGTAGTGCCGAAAAACCTCTGAACCCTTTGTTTATCAGGCTCTTGCCTTGGCTCCACGAGGCGGTTGCACGGATCCGATGAACAACAACTCTTTAGAGGTAGAGCGCCAGGGACCGGCTGCAAAACCATCGCCAGTCGTCCCTGGAGCCTGCTATGTCCACCCTTCCCCCGTTCACATCCGGCCCGCGCCCTTGATCCGCTGGCTGCGCAGTTCCCTGCCCGCCCGCGCCGGCCTGGCGGTGATCCTGATCGCCGTGCTGGCGCTGGCCAGTTCCCTGAGCGCCGGGCTGATCGCCTGGTTCAGCCAGGGCGACGCGGCGGCCATCAATACCGCGGGCTCGGTGCGCATGGAGACCTACCACCTGAGCTGGAAGCTGGCCGCGGGCGCCAGCGCCGAAGAGATCGAGCAGATCCGCCAGAGCCTGCAACAGCGCCTCGACAGCCAGTCGCTCAGGGCGGTGCTGGAAGACGGCGCCGACCCCGAGCTGGTGGACAGCTACCGGCAGATCCAGCAACGCTGGAACGCTGAGTTGCAGCCAGCCCTGGAACAACGCGATGCCGCCGCGTTCCAGGCCCTGGCCCTGCCCTTCGTCGAGCAGCTGAACCAGTTCGTCAGCCTGCTGCAACGCCAGAGCGAACATAAGCAGACCTGGCAACAGTTGATCCAGGGCGCGGCGCTGTTCACCACCCTGTTCGTCCTGCTGCTGGGCCTGTACGAACTGCAATACGGCGTGGTCACGCCCTTGCAGGAACTGGTGGAAGCCACCCAGCGCTTTCGCCGTGGCGACTTCCAGGTGCGGGTCAACCACCAGTCCCGGGACGAGCTGGGCCAGTTGGCCACCAGCTTCAACGCCATGGCCGAGACCATCGAGCAATCCCACCGCACCCTGGAAACCCTGGTGCGGCAAAAGACCCACAACCTGCAACAGGCCAACGCCGCCCTGGAGCTGCTGTACCAGAGCAGCCGCAGCCTGGCCACGCGGCTGGCCAACGCCGAAGGCCTGGACGAACTGATCCGGCGCTTCCAGCAACGCCTGCCGGGGTTGCGCCTGTCGCTGTGCCTGCAAGGCCAGTTGCAGGCCCCGGCGCAGCAGCTGATCGCCCTGCATGGCGCCGACAGCCGGGAGGTCTGCGCGGTCAGCGATTGCGCCAGCTGCCAGCGGCACCAGCCGATCGCCCGGCAGCGTTTCAGCATCAGCAACCAGGGCAGCGAACTGGGCGAGCTCAAGGCGCACTTCGTCGACGGCCATGCCCCGCAAGCCTGGGAAACCGAACTGATCCAGGCCCTGGCCAACCTGATCGGCACCTCGCTGTCGCTCAAGCGCCAGCGCGAACAGGACCATCGCCTGCTGCTGTTCGAAGAACGCGCGATCATCGCCCGCGAGCTGCACGACTCCCTGGCCCAGGCCCTGTCCTACATGAAGCTGCAGGTCAGCCGCATGCAGACCCTGATGCGCCGTGGCGAACCACTGAGCACCCTGGAGAACGTCACCGCCGAACTGCGCGAGGGGGTGAACAACGCCTACCGCCAGCTGCGCGAACTGTTGACCACCTTTCGCTTGCAGATCCACGACGCCGGGCTGGTGCGCGAGCTCGAAGCGACCACCGAGGAGTTCTCGCGCCGCGGCGATTTCCAGGTGCATGTGCAGCTCGACAGCCTGGCCTTCGAGCTGTCGGCCAGCGAGCAGATCCACCTGCTGCAGATCACCCGCGAGGCGCTCTCCAACTGCCTGCGCCACGCCCACGCGGAGAATGTCTGGCTGCAATTGCGCCAGCATGGCGAAACCCTGCGCCTGTCGATCGAGGACGATGGCCGCGGCTTCAGCGGCGACCACGACAACAGTGGCAACCAGCGCGAACACCACGGCCTGAACATCATGGATGAGCGGGCCCGCAGCCTGCATGGCCAGTTGCAGATTTCTTCCAGGACGCCCCAGGGCACCCTGGTGCAGATGGAATTCCGTCCGGAGTTTCTCGCCGTCCCCACACAAGGTAGCGCCGCATGAACCCATCCCCCTCCTACCGGATCCTGCTGGTCGACGACCATCCGATGATGCGTCGCGGCATCCGCCAGATGCTCGAACTGGAAGACGACCTGCAGATCGTCGGCGAGGCCAGCCACGGCGAAGAAGCCCTGGGCCTGATCGAACCCTTGCAGCCCGACCTGGTGCTGCTCGACAACAACATGCCGCAACTCAACGGCATCGAGACCCTGCGCCGCCTGCGGGCCATGGACTACCGCGGCAAGGTGCTGCTGTTCACCGTGTCCGACGCCGAGGACGACATTCGCGACGCCCTGCGCCTGGACGCCGACGGCTACCTGCTCAAGGACATGGAGCCCGAGTTGCTGATCCAGTACTTGCGCGATGCCCTGAGCGGCGCCCTGGTGATCAGCCCGGGGCTGACCCGGGTCATGGCCCAGGCCCTGCGTTCGCCGCCGCGCCAGCCGGAGGTCGAGCTGACCGAGCGCGAGCGCCAGGTGCTGCGCACCATCGCCGGCGGCTACAGCAACAAGGTCATCGGCCACAAGCTGGGCATCACCGAAGGCACGGTCAAGGTCCATGTGAAGAACCTGCTGCACAAGCTCGGCCTGCGCTCGCGGGTCGAGGCCGCGGTGTGGGCCATGGAGCACCTGCGCAACGCCGGCTGAGCCGCGCTTAGCCACTCCTGCCCCTTTGGCCCCCTGCCCCTTTGCCCCCCTGCCCCTTTGGAGGTACGCCGGCGGAGGCATAGGCCCTGGCAGCCGCGCGCTCTACCATGGCCGGCAGCGGAGGTACCCATGCTGACCCACCCTTCCATCGTGCTGTTGTTGCGTCGCCATCATCTGTTCAGCCAGTTGCCGGACAAGGTCTTCGAGGAGGTCTGTGCCCAGGCCATGCTCAGGCGCCTGCCCAGCCACAACACCCTGATGCACCAGGGCGACCCGGCCAAGCGCTTTTTCCTGCTGGTCAGCGGCCAGGTCAAGCTGTACCGCATCACCGGCGAAGGCCAGGAGAACCTGGTGGAAATCATCCAGCCCGGGCAGACCTTCGCCGAGGCCCTGCTGTTCAGCCAGGCGCGCTTCTACCCGGTGAATGCCACTGCGCTGAAAGACAGCGTGCTGGTCAGCATCGACGGCAACCATTACCGCCACGCCCTGGAGGACCAGCCGCAGGTGTGCCTGGCGATCCTGGCGAGCATGAGCGTGCACCTGCACCAGCGCCTCAAGGACATCGACACCCTGACCCTGGGCAGCGCCAGCCGGCGGGTGGTGAGTTTCCTGTTGCAGGAGCGCGACCCGCACAGCGGCGAGGTGGTGCTGCAAGTGTCCAAGCGCCTGGTGGCCTCCAAGCTGGGGATCCAGCCGGAGACCTTCTCGCGCATCCTCCATCGGTTGGTCGAAAGCGGCCTGATCGCCATGGAGCGGCGCACTATCCAGATCCCCGGCGCCGAGGAGCTGGCGGCGTACGACGCGTAACCGCCGCCGCTCGCCTGGCGTCGCCCCAATCGCCGGCAAGCCTGGCTCCTACAAGGGGAATGGGTTGCCATCGTTCACGGGTCCGACACTTCTCCTGTAGGAGCCAGGCTTGCCGGCGAAGCGTCCGGCCTGACACTGCGCGTTGCCTCTATCGCTGGCAAGCCAGCGCCTACAGAGATGTTCAGCCTGCGGCCAGCCCCTTGCCCGCCCGTTCCAGATTGCGCCACAGCCAGACCGGCAATACGTCCGGGTCGAGGCTGTCGATCAGGTTTTTCAGGGTCAGGCCCAGCTCGGTATCGCCCTCGATCACCAGGCGCCGGCGGAAGAACAATGTGTCCGGGTCTTCCTGACGGCTGGCCAGCAGCAGGAACTCGCGCCAGTTGCCGCTGATGGTCACATCGGCCCGGGCGTGTTCGGCGATGCGCAGGCCGTCGCGGTCGCGGGTCAGGTACCAGGCCAGGCCCAGGTCGGGAATCCGCAGGCACAGCCAGCGCCGGCGCAACAGGTCGAATTCGCCGGCGCGCAGCGGCTCGGCCAAACAGCGGTTGAGCCCCTGCTGCAAGGCCAGGCGCTGCACGCCGAACGGCACCCGCCGCAGCAATGGCAGCAGCCGGTCGGCGCTGCGCAGCAGCCAGTCCTTGCGTTTGGATTTGCCACTCAGCACAGGCCCACCTCCTCGACGCGCAACATCCCGGCCTGGCCATGCCAGTAACCGTTGCAGCCCTCGACGAACAGCGGTGGCGTCGCGCCCTGGCGCACCCGCTGGTAGGCCTCGATCACCTCGCCCATGCCCTGGGCCCGCGGGCTCAGGCGCAGCAGGTCGGCGCCGCAGGCCACCAGCCCGGCGTAGTCTGCCAACAGATTGGTGACCTCGGCGGACAGGGTCTGGATGCCATTGAGGGTGAACAGCGCCTGGCCTTCCTGGCTGCTCAGCGCCAGGCCGTCGGGGTACTGGATGCAGCAGAACTGGCAGTCGTCCTTGGGCCGGTCCTGGGCCCGGGCGGTGAAGCAACGCGCGGAATACGCCAACGGCAGATGCCCATAGGCGAAGACTTCGACCTCGGGCAGCGCCTGGCCCAGCTCGCGCACCTGCTCCAGCACCGCGCGGATCAGCGCCGCCGAACATTCCACCGGCGGCACCCAGCGGATCATCCCGCAGCCCTGCAATTGCGCCAGGGCGTGGCCGTTGTACAGGTTCAGCGCCGGGCCACCCACGAAGGGCAATTTGCGCTCGGCGAGGAACTGCACCGCGCCCATGTCGTTGGCCTCCACCAGCAGCTCGCCGTTGTCGCACAGGCGCCGCAGGCTCGACAACTCCGAGGCGGCTTCGATCAGGGTCAGGCTGGAGAGCACGATCTGCGCCGACGTGCAGCCCTGCAATTCGCGCCCCAGGCCCAGCCACTGGTCCAGGGACAGCGCCCGGCGTTTCGAACACACGGTTTCCCCCAGGTAAATCACATCCAGGGGCAAGGCCGACATCTCGGCATAAAAACGCCCCAATTGTTCCTTGTCCCAGTAGAACAGGACGGGGCCCAGGCTGAGCTTCATCGCGAATTCCTCATTGCCATGATCGATGGTAGGCACCCAGGGTGGTCTGGCTGCCCTCGGACAGGCCGGCCAGCACCTGGCGCCACTGGTCCTTGACCGTGAAACTGGCGGGCGCGGCGCGATGGGCATCCAGCGCCGCACGCCAGACCCGGGTGACCTGCTCGACATAAGCCGGGCTGCGCTGGCGGCCTTCGATCTTCACCGCCTCGACGCCGATGGCCGCCAGCTCCGGCAGCAGGTCCAGGGTGTCGAGGCTGGTGGGTTCCTCCAGGGCATGGAAGCGCTTGCCCTCCACCAGGAAGCGCCCCTTGCACAGGGTCGGGTAGCCGGCTGGCTCGTCGGCTTGATAGCGGTCGATCAGCACTTCGCTGAGGCGCGCGCTCAAGCCCTCGGCGTCCTCGCTCCAGCGCACCGCCTTGGCCGGCGAGCAGACGCCGCACAGGTTCGGCGACTCGCCGGTGATGTAGGAAGACAGGTGGCAACGCCCTTCGGCCATGATGCACAGGCTGCCAAAGGCGAATACTTCGATCGGTACCGTGCTGCTGGCCGCCACCTGGCGCACCTGGGCCAGGGACAGCACCCGCGGCAGTACGGCGCGGCGGATGTTGTAGTGCTGGGCGTAGAACGCCAGGGCGCTGGCATTGGTCGCCGAGCCCTGCACCGAGAGGTGCAGGTTCAATTGCGGATGGCGCTGGCTGGCATAGGCCAGGACCCCGGGATCGGCGGCGATCAGCGCGTCGACCCCATGCTCGGCGGCGCGGTCCACCGCCCGTTGCCAGCGCGCCCAGCCCTGGGGCTGGGGGTAGGTGTTGACTGCCACATAGAGTTTGCGTTGGTGCTGGCGAATGTGCGCGACCGCCGCGTCGAACTGCTTGTCGTCCATGTTCAGGCCGGCGAAATGCCGGGCGTTGGTGTCGTCGCGAAAGCCGACGTAGACGGCATCGGCGCCTTGGCGCACCGCCGCTTTGAGCGCAGGCAAGTTGCCTGCGGGGCAGACCAGTTGCATGGGGGTTCCTCATCAAAGAACGCGCCGGAGCGACGCGTGCGCAGCGATCGGAAATGCGCTGCCAGTCTAGCCAGACCGACAGCCACGGCCTTGACCGCAATCAATTGCCGTCACTGCATCAGTTCGGCGAACGACAGGAACGGCACCGGGTCGCCCGGACGTACCAAGCGCTCGCCTTCCACCAGCGCCAGGCCCTCGGCCCAGCAGGCGGCGGCGAGCATCGCCGAGCTTTGCTGCGGGTGCGGTTGCACACGAACCTGGGCATCGTCGCCGGGCACCAGGCGGGCGCGCAGGTACTGGCGCCGGCGGTTGCGCTGCAACCACTCGAAGCCCGCCGGCAACACCATGGGCCGCGGCAGCACATCCGTGACGCCCTGGGCCCGCAGCAGGAACGGGCGCACCACCACCAGCGCGGTCACCAGCGCCGCCGAGGGGTTGCCCGGCAGGCCGAGCCACGGCTTGCCGGCCACTGCGCCAAAGGCCAGGGGCTTGCCCGGCTGGATCGCCAGGCGCCAGAAATCCACATGGCCGAGCTCCTCAATGGCCTGCTTGAGGTGGTCTTCCTCGCCGACCGAAACCCCGCCCGAGGTCAGCAGCAGGTCGCACTCCGACGAGGCCAGGCTCAAGGCGTGGCGGCTGGCCGCCAGTTCGTCGGCCATCACCCCGTAGTCGTGCACCTCCACGCCCCAGCCGCGCAGCAGTGCGGACAGGCAATAGCGATTGCTGTTGTAGATCTGCCCCGGCGCCAGGGGCTGGCCGGGTTCGCGCAGCTCGTCGCCACTGCTCAGCAGGCACACGCGCAACGGCCGATAGACCTCGACCCGGGCGATCCCGGCCGCCGCCAGCAGGCCCAGCTCCTGGGCGCGCAGGCGTTTGCCGGCCTTGAGCAACAGATCACCGCGCCGCACCTCCTCGCCCTGCTGGCGCACGTGATCGCCGACAGTCGCC from Pseudomonas chlororaphis subsp. chlororaphis encodes:
- a CDS encoding NarK family nitrate/nitrite MFS transporter; translated protein: MSVLDKPDSGPLIHDWRPEDPAFWGRSGKQTATRNLWISIPALLLAFAVWMVWSTVIVRLNAIGFSFSTDQLFWLAALPGLSGATLRVFYSFMVPIFGGRRWTALSTASLLLPSLWMGFAVQDPNTPYSVFVLIALLCGFGGGNFASSMSNISFFYPKSQQGTALGLNAGLGNLGVSVMQFCVPLVITFGLFGWLGGQPQVLADGSQLWLQNAGFVWVPFIIAVTLLAWFGMNDLSSAKASFSEQAVIFKRKHNWLMCWLYLATFGSFIGFSAAFPMLIKTAFPDVVALKFAFLGPLVGALVRPLGGWLADKLGGARVTLWNFAAMIVMVFGVLHFLPHNGAGGNFYGFLGLFMLLFITTGIGNGSTFRMIPVIFRTLHEKAAAGQSAAVREQAQKNAGKESAAVLGFSSAMGAFGAFFIPKSFGTSMAQTGGPEMAFYMFVGFYLSCIVVTWWWYARKGAATPC
- a CDS encoding MFS transporter: MTQPRVRQGLVLGMSTLAFTVCFMVWMMFAVLGVPIKALLALNETQFGLLAATPVLTGSLARLPLGLLTDRFGGRSVFFLLMLCCVLPLYLISHATAYWQFLVLGLFVGLAGGSFSVGIAYVAKWFDQDNQGFAMGIFGAGNAGAALTKFLAPALIAAGSWQLVPKAFSAILFITALLFWFLSADNKAHRSASGATLREQLGALKDPAVWRYCQYYSIVFGGYVALALWMTQYYVQEYGFSLQSAALLAACFSLPGGVLRAVGGWMSDRWGAQSVTWWVLWVSWICLFLLSYPQTQLQVRTVDGALDFHIGLNPALFTVLLFVMGIAFAFGKASVFKYIANDYPQNMGAVSGIVGLAGGLGGFVLPILFGALVDLTGVRSSCFMLMYGVVWVSLTWMYFSEIRKRPLLGKQPPATSSPFSSIAQGEEHVGS
- a CDS encoding HAMP domain-containing protein — its product is MIRWLRSSLPARAGLAVILIAVLALASSLSAGLIAWFSQGDAAAINTAGSVRMETYHLSWKLAAGASAEEIEQIRQSLQQRLDSQSLRAVLEDGADPELVDSYRQIQQRWNAELQPALEQRDAAAFQALALPFVEQLNQFVSLLQRQSEHKQTWQQLIQGAALFTTLFVLLLGLYELQYGVVTPLQELVEATQRFRRGDFQVRVNHQSRDELGQLATSFNAMAETIEQSHRTLETLVRQKTHNLQQANAALELLYQSSRSLATRLANAEGLDELIRRFQQRLPGLRLSLCLQGQLQAPAQQLIALHGADSREVCAVSDCASCQRHQPIARQRFSISNQGSELGELKAHFVDGHAPQAWETELIQALANLIGTSLSLKRQREQDHRLLLFEERAIIARELHDSLAQALSYMKLQVSRMQTLMRRGEPLSTLENVTAELREGVNNAYRQLRELLTTFRLQIHDAGLVRELEATTEEFSRRGDFQVHVQLDSLAFELSASEQIHLLQITREALSNCLRHAHAENVWLQLRQHGETLRLSIEDDGRGFSGDHDNSGNQREHHGLNIMDERARSLHGQLQISSRTPQGTLVQMEFRPEFLAVPTQGSAA
- the narL gene encoding two-component system response regulator NarL, producing MNPSPSYRILLVDDHPMMRRGIRQMLELEDDLQIVGEASHGEEALGLIEPLQPDLVLLDNNMPQLNGIETLRRLRAMDYRGKVLLFTVSDAEDDIRDALRLDADGYLLKDMEPELLIQYLRDALSGALVISPGLTRVMAQALRSPPRQPEVELTERERQVLRTIAGGYSNKVIGHKLGITEGTVKVHVKNLLHKLGLRSRVEAAVWAMEHLRNAG
- a CDS encoding Crp/Fnr family transcriptional regulator encodes the protein MLTHPSIVLLLRRHHLFSQLPDKVFEEVCAQAMLRRLPSHNTLMHQGDPAKRFFLLVSGQVKLYRITGEGQENLVEIIQPGQTFAEALLFSQARFYPVNATALKDSVLVSIDGNHYRHALEDQPQVCLAILASMSVHLHQRLKDIDTLTLGSASRRVVSFLLQERDPHSGEVVLQVSKRLVASKLGIQPETFSRILHRLVESGLIAMERRTIQIPGAEELAAYDA
- the ubiT gene encoding ubiquinone anaerobic biosynthesis accessory factor UbiT, encoding MLSGKSKRKDWLLRSADRLLPLLRRVPFGVQRLALQQGLNRCLAEPLRAGEFDLLRRRWLCLRIPDLGLAWYLTRDRDGLRIAEHARADVTISGNWREFLLLASRQEDPDTLFFRRRLVIEGDTELGLTLKNLIDSLDPDVLPVWLWRNLERAGKGLAAG
- a CDS encoding U32 family peptidase; its protein translation is MKLSLGPVLFYWDKEQLGRFYAEMSALPLDVIYLGETVCSKRRALSLDQWLGLGRELQGCTSAQIVLSSLTLIEAASELSSLRRLCDNGELLVEANDMGAVQFLAERKLPFVGGPALNLYNGHALAQLQGCGMIRWVPPVECSAALIRAVLEQVRELGQALPEVEVFAYGHLPLAYSARCFTARAQDRPKDDCQFCCIQYPDGLALSSQEGQALFTLNGIQTLSAEVTNLLADYAGLVACGADLLRLSPRAQGMGEVIEAYQRVRQGATPPLFVEGCNGYWHGQAGMLRVEEVGLC
- the ubiU gene encoding ubiquinone anaerobic biosynthesis protein UbiU: MQLVCPAGNLPALKAAVRQGADAVYVGFRDDTNARHFAGLNMDDKQFDAAVAHIRQHQRKLYVAVNTYPQPQGWARWQRAVDRAAEHGVDALIAADPGVLAYASQRHPQLNLHLSVQGSATNASALAFYAQHYNIRRAVLPRVLSLAQVRQVAASSTVPIEVFAFGSLCIMAEGRCHLSSYITGESPNLCGVCSPAKAVRWSEDAEGLSARLSEVLIDRYQADEPAGYPTLCKGRFLVEGKRFHALEEPTSLDTLDLLPELAAIGVEAVKIEGRQRSPAYVEQVTRVWRAALDAHRAAPASFTVKDQWRQVLAGLSEGSQTTLGAYHRSWQ
- a CDS encoding molybdopterin molybdotransferase MoeA; amino-acid sequence: MTGCGCDSGQLIPVDQAIAHLLDQAPPPPTVQSIALEQALGRVLAADLHSPLDLPGWDNSAMDGYALRAADLPPAGGRLTLGGRIAAGQAGETPLAAGQAVRIFTGAPLPPGADTVVPQENCRVEDGQVWLPPATVGDHVRQQGEEVRRGDLLLKAGKRLRAQELGLLAAAGIARVEVYRPLRVCLLSSGDELREPGQPLAPGQIYNSNRYCLSALLRGWGVEVHDYGVMADELAASRHALSLASSECDLLLTSGGVSVGEEDHLKQAIEELGHVDFWRLAIQPGKPLAFGAVAGKPWLGLPGNPSAALVTALVVVRPFLLRAQGVTDVLPRPMVLPAGFEWLQRNRRRQYLRARLVPGDDAQVRVQPHPQQSSAMLAAACWAEGLALVEGERLVRPGDPVPFLSFAELMQ